Genomic segment of Neofelis nebulosa isolate mNeoNeb1 chromosome 17, mNeoNeb1.pri, whole genome shotgun sequence:
AAGGGCCGCTGGGAGCCAcggcaggctctgagccagggagggacaagGCCCGTTCTGGGCTTTAGGGAGACCTCTCTGGCACTgaagagggggaaagggggggCCAGAagaccaggggctgggaggaaagGCCTTCTGAGGGTCACAGGCTCAAACCCCCACACCAGCCGGCCCCTCACCCCCGAGGACCCCGTGCCCTCAGCCCCCAGGCATCAGCCCAACCGGCCCATCCCGGGGGCAGCCATGATGTCGCCCACAGCCCCTGGGGGCACGGGGAGCAAGGATGGGATCATCACCGGGCACGGGGGCCCCCCTACAGCACGCCACCCCACGTGGGCAAGTACCTTTAGGGTCCTAAGCGAGTCAGCGAGCTCCGAGCTGAGCTGCACGTCGATGTCGGGGTCCTGATACCTGGAGAACACGGGCGGGGGGCGCTCAGAGGATCCGCcttgcccagggcagagcccaagggCCCCATTCGGGCAGTGTGCCTCGGAGAACGTGGGGCTTCGTGGGGGAAGAAGATGATCTCCCGGGAGGCCCCCCGCCCTCACCCCCAGCCCGGCGGGCCTCACTTGAGCCGCCCCAGCCTGCGGGGCCTGTCCGCCTCGGCCAGTCTCCGCGCCCGCCGCTGCTCCCGCCGTCGCGCCAGCTCCGCCAGTCGCCTCGCCACCTGGGCCTTGATCCCACGCAGCCTGAAGAGCTCCTGGTGCCGCAGCCGGGCGGCCCGCACGGCGGCCTGCTGCACTCGCTGCGGGAGGGCCGGGCGGGTCAGTCAGGGGCCGGGCACGGGGCCGTCCCCGGGGGACCTTCCCTCCACCGGGCGGCCCCCTTCACAGCAGCTGTCTTCTAAGGCCCCCCTTCCTTACCCACGGGTGGCCCACAAATCCCACCCCCCAAGTATCAGCACCAGGGCAGCACGGACTTGATCCCCACTGCACGTTCCCCACTGCGTCCTGAGCCCAAGTGGTGCCCGGAGGGAACCAGGAAACGGGTCTCGCCTGACCAGAGCTGTGAGGACCGCAGACAGCACAAAAAAGCAGGCCGGGGGGTCAGAGAAGGCAGGCCGTGAGCACGGGAACAAGCAGGCCGCGGGGGCAGGAGAGGCCGGTGCCTGCGGTGCTCACCATCTTCCGGGCGGCCTTCtcccgccgccgctgctgctcgGTCTTCTTCTCCACGGTGGCCGGGCGCGTGGCCACGACTGAGGCCTCAGCTCCCTCGGCCTGCTCCCCTTCAGCCTCGGGCCCCTCGTCCTGGCCCTCGCCCGACTCCCCCTCCCCGTCGGACTCCTCCAGCAGCCCCTGGCACATCTCCTGGAATGTAGActcctggagggggaggggcggaaggGACAGGAAGTGGGGTGTCAGGGGCCGGGTGGGCGGGGCCGGGCAGAGGAGCAGGCGGGCGTGGCTCACCTGGGTGGCAGCCTGCTCCGGGCTGGGCAGGGCCAGCTGCCGCTCCAgcctctcttcctgcttctgccgCTCCAGCTCGACCTCGTGGGCCGCCAGGAGCAGGGTCTGgagaggaaggggtggaggtgaGGACCCGGGGGTCACAGACAGACCGGGCCCTCTCACCTCCCATCGGCGCCCCCAgcgcccagcccctcctcccctccagggtCTCCCCAAGCAGCCAGGAGGGACTCTGCTCCCAAACCACCCTCTGCTCCTTGAAGGCCGGCCGGGTCCCTGCCCACAGTAAGGTTTCGTTTACGTGACACACAGAACAGGCGATTCTGTAAAGAGATCTGCGGGAAGGACAGCAGTGGCCGCCTAGGGAagacggggcaggggcaggggcggggggtgatGGCTGACGGGCGCCCTACTCTGTCAACGTTCTAAAAACCCTGACACCGCAACAGAAGCGGGCGAATCCTGAGGCTGAGGGCTGTCTCTGCAACACCGTCGGGCAAAGAGTCAAGACAGACTGCTCttcccaggccccccccccccagcgcccACGTCAGGCCAGACTCGACGACCGCGGCCACAGGCCCCTCTGCTCGCGAGCAGCCTCACCCCACTAACGCTCGCTGTGACGGGGCCTCTGCACCTACAGGTGAGGACCCCGCTCTCTCCATTCCCGGGGGGCCACGAGACACCCTCTCTTCGTGAACGAGGCTGAACCGCACCCGCCCACGTGTCCCGCATCTACCGGACCTGCATTTCTCTCCGGGAACCTGTGCTCTCCGGGGGGACAAAGGGCTCGTCCCCCGTCCACGACCCCCGCGGTTAACAGACATCTGCGTGACAAACGGGGACTCCCACAGCCAGGTTCTCCCATTGCTAAACTATCCTAGGCCTTAGAGAAATCTCGCTGGTCAGGCTGCTCACCGTTCATTGAGACCTTTTGCGCCCCTGTCCCGTGGACTGCCCCCCAAAGGTGGCCTGGTCTCATGTGCCTCCGGGTctttgtacatgctgttcctGAAACACCCATTCCCCTGTTCCCGTGGCAAACTCCTCCTCAGACATTTGGTCGAAGCTCTGAtgtccccctcctccaggaagccctccctgacccccaaGTCTGGATTTGGCAACCCCTCTGGGTCATCACTGTCTGGGAATGGgtccgtccccccacccccaccggacCACGAGCCCCAGGGGGGCAGGCCGGGGGCTGCCTCAGTCCCTGCCGACTCCCCAGCAGCGGTGGGCACAGAGGAAGTGCCTGGTGAGGGCACCAACCAGGTGGCCAGGCGACGACGGAGGAGGGACCCGCTCAGGGCCACGTACCTGGTGGTCCTCAAAGGACGGGTTGTAGGAGGCCCCGGCGGGCGTCACCTCCACGGCAGGGACCGGGGAGGGCTTGGCGTGCAGATGTGGCGGCCGCTGGAGGAGGACAAGGCAGGATGAAGCCCGGGAGCCCAGGACCCGAGAGCTCACAAGCCAGTGCGGGACTCcaggctgggaagatggcaggGGCCTCAGCAGCGCCCACAGCCTTCACACCGGGAGGGGCCTGTGCGTCCGGCATCCAGAGCAACGGACACTGGCTACCCACCCGCTATGCTACCCTCGGGAGCCACGTCCCCAGGACGAGCGAGCGCCCCGCAGGCAGGGGCTCTGCCTGCCTTCCCTGAGCAAAGCCCCTGTGACCCCCGTGGGGGGCAGCAGTTGCGGAAACACAGGGTACACGGCACCTGTCGCTGACGCCTGCGGCAATGTTGGCAGAGGGCGCGGGGCTGTCTGACCTGCCTCTGACCTGCGTCGCTCAGAGCAGGGCGCGGGTGACACGGGGCTGACGGAGACCCCTAGTGTGGCCCTGGGCCCTGCGGGAGCTCGTGACAAAGGCGGGAGGTGGttgcctgggtggcgcggtccgttaagcacctgactcttggtttcagctcaggtcatgatctcccggtgcgtgggttcaagccccgcatcaggctctggtctgacagcttagagcctgcttgggattctgtctccctctctttctctgccctcccccgctcacactctatcaaaaataaggaaacatttaaaaaaagaaagaaaggtccaCCCAGACGGAATCTGAAGGCAGAGACCGTCTGTCTCCAGCAGAAGCCCGGGGGGAGCCCTGGAAGAAGCCCTCTGGCTCCCGCCCTCTCCCCACACCTACCGCCCGCGGGTCCCAGGGCTTCCGCCCAGGGGTGTCTCGCCTCCgtccctgcacccccacccccgcctgccaCAATCCCACCTCCAGACCTGAACGTGGCCCCCACCTCTCCTGCACGAAACCACtcaaaataaaactctgaaaCCTGAGTGGtgctccctcccaccaggccggcctcctccccagcctgctGCACGAACCCACCCTGGTGTCCCCCAGTTCCCTGCCCCCCATCTAGGTCCAGTTGCCACCCCCAGTTAACTGGCCAACACGGGCTTCTTTTCAGTGACCTTCGCTCATCTCCCCGGGGCACCTCCTGCTGACCGCCAGCCTGCTCTCTCCTCCGGTTCAGAGGCACCAGGTTCCCGCACGTGAGGTCTTGGCCACAGGCAGAGACTGAGGCGCCAGGGCCCCTGTGCAGAGCAGCTCCTAGCACCCCAGCCCTTCCCCGAGCAGTCGCCCAGGACGCCCTGCTACCGCGGCCTCACCTTCACTCCTTTCTTCTTGGTCTGCTCCAGGAAAAAGGTGTCCTGGCCAGCCAAGGGCCGGTCTAGGAGGTCTGTGGAGGCAGTGAGGGGTGGCTGCTGGGGGCTTTCCAGTGTGGCCCGAAGGGCTCCCTCTGATCCCTCCCCCTTCACAAAGAGAGCACTGAAGCACACACGAGAAAAGGACTGACTCGGGCTCCAAGGGATTTTGAGTGCCAGGCAAAAGAGCATATGGAGAGATCCAGAAAGCAGAAGGGAGCCGAGGCTGAGGGGCACAGGGTGCCCTCAGGAAAGGAAAGCCACTTCCAGATGCTGAACTCTGCTGAGGATCACCAAATACACACTTGCAGAGCGCTTCTCTGAAACACTGTGCTCTTGTGCGGTGCACAACCTGCACAAATGGGCATGGCAGCCCAGTCCCCACCCACAAGTGACAGCAAGGGTACCACTCACTGTCTTTGGCCCAGAGATCATAGAAAGGCCGCTCAACGGTGTCTTGGGGCCCGGGCTTGGCTTTGATCGCAGGAGGGTTCCGAAGCCGGGCCTGTGCCTTGCGCACCTCCCGGGGCAGCTCGCCCTGCTTGGCCAGTTTCTCCCATAGCTGCTCCTTCCGTTTGAGCTTTCTGGCATTGGGGACCTGGTGAGCAAGGACACTGGGGCGAGGAGAAGCAGCAAGTTGGAGTGGGTGAGGCAGAGGCCTGGCTCCTCCCGGTCGGGCTCCCCCACAACCCCCTGCTCAGCAACTCCAGTCCCAAGCACCCTCTCCAAGGCGAAGCTCCTCGTGGATCCTCCTACCCCTCCTGCCTAGCTTCAGAGCCCATCTCCCCAGGTCCGTCTCCAGCCCAGGCGTCTGCCCTGACCAGAGAGCCAACAACACAATGGCCTCTGCAGCCCTCGCCCTGCAGGTCTCCCGGGCAGCTCAGCCGTCACCTCAAAACAGACCTCAGGTTTGCTCCCACAGCCACTCCTCCCACATCCCCACCTCAGGAGCCGCCCGCCGTCCACTCCATCACCGGTCCAACCTCCCCTCCTTCAGACCTGTCACCAAGCCAGCCCGACGGGCCTCCGGATGGCCCCCCTCCACCCCGAGCTCCTGGCCGGGCCTGGGCCCTGCACTTGCCTGCCTCGGCCACCACACCCCAGCCTGCACCTCGCTTCCCCCAATCTGCCCCCCCAAAGCCGCAGGCCGTGCACCGTTCCTCTCCTCCAAGTGACcctcacctgccccaccccccggAACTCCTCAGGGCCAGAAAGCGAGTGGCAGCTGCTGTGAAGACGGAAAAACGGCTCCGGGGGTGGCGGGACACTCACTCTTTGGGGACAGGGACCTTGGACGTGTTCTCTAGGACGAGGTCAACGCGAAGGGGTTTCTTGAGTAGAAGTGACCTTTTCTGGCTTTTGGTTCTCTTCTTGTTCAGCTCTGGGAGCGGAAAGGAGAGGAACCCAAGGCTCAGGCCTCCTTACTTCCCGACCCCCTCACCCCAGCGCagacatggcgggggggggggggggcgacccCAGGCTTCTACCTGAGGACAGACGTGCCCAAGGTGTCCAGGCTCCGATCACCCCCACCGCCGTTTCCCGGGCAGCCCTGTGCTGGGAGCAAAGAGACCCACAGCCCTGCCCACTAGAGGCTTCCGGACAAGGCACAAAAAACGGCCACAAAAACAGAAACGCTAACGAGAAAGAAGGCGACCAAGTGACAAGGAGACTCAGGACCCAAAAGAGCTGATCTGAGCTCAGCACGACAGTTTTCTGCCTTTTTCGACAGAGCGTAAAAAGCAAGAACCCCAGGACAAAAGATACTAGGGCAGAACCCACACCCTTCCGTTTTCTACGCTCCTTCACAACACAGACTTCGCTCATCTCTGCTCCCGCAATGAGAACACTAACGCCTACCTCCACTATCGTCTGGAAAGGTAAtcgctatttttttaaattatttactgaCAGTGtgcacgagtgtgtgtgtgtggggggggggacagtggagacagagagacagagagaatatcccaaggacacgacctgtgagatcctgatctgagccaaactcaaaagttggccgcttaaccgccagtcacccaggcaccctgaaaaaggAATTATTGCAACACAGACACGGCGATCACCCGGGAAAGCCCATGATCTCTATTATCATCACCCACccagcctttttttctctcccttgtgtCCCCAGGACCTGAAACTGAGAGCCACGAGTCAGTCAGTCACGTGCCGTTGGAATTGCTGTCGCACTGGAATGGAGCCCGTAAGCCACAGCCAGACTGACAGGCCACGAACAGTGCCTACGcgtttcctttttggtttttgtacataacatttttttaacgtttatttttgagagaaagagagagacagagagagagagaaagtg
This window contains:
- the NOP53 gene encoding ribosome biogenesis protein NOP53 isoform X1, which gives rise to MAPGGGGGGGGRCSKNEADSGFLGLRPTSVDPALRRRRRGPRNKKRGWRRLAQEPLGLEVDQFLEDVRLQERTSGGLVSEAPDEKLFFVDTGAKQKELNKKRTKSQKRSLLLKKPLRVDLVLENTSKVPVPKDVLAHQVPNARKLKRKEQLWEKLAKQGELPREVRKAQARLRNPPAIKAKPGPQDTVERPFYDLWAKDNLLDRPLAGQDTFFLEQTKKKGVKRPPHLHAKPSPVPAVEVTPAGASYNPSFEDHQTLLLAAHEVELERQKQEERLERQLALPSPEQAATQESTFQEMCQGLLEESDGEGESGEGQDEGPEAEGEQAEGAEASVVATRPATVEKKTEQQRRREKAARKMRVQQAAVRAARLRHQELFRLRGIKAQVARRLAELARRREQRRARRLAEADRPRRLGRLKYQDPDIDVQLSSELADSLRTLKPEGNILRDRFKSFQKRNMIEPRERAKFRRKYKVKLVERRAFREIQL
- the NOP53 gene encoding ribosome biogenesis protein NOP53 isoform X2 translates to MAPGGGGGGGGRCSKNEADSGFLGLRPTSVDPALRRRRRGPRNKKRGWRRLAQEPLGLEVDQFLEDVRLQERTSGGLVSEAPDEKLFFVDTGAKQKELNKKRTKSQKRSLLLKKPLRVDLVLENTSKVPVPKDVLAHQVPNARKLKRKEQLWEKLAKQGELPREVRKAQARLRNPPAIKAKPGPQDTVERPFYDLWAKDNLLDRPLAGQDTFFLEQTKKKGVKRPPHLHAKPSPVPAVEVTPAGASYNPSFEDHQTLLLAAHEVELERQKQEERLERQLALPSPEQAATQESTFQEMCQGLLEESDGEGESGEGQDEGPEAEGEQAEGAEASVVATRPATVEKKTEQQRRREKAARKMRVQQAAVRAARLRHQELFRLRGIKAQVARRLAELARRREQRRARRLAEADRPRRLGRLKYQDPDIDVQLSSELADSLRTLKPEGNILRDRFKSFQKRNMIEPRERAKFRRKYKVKLVERRAFREIQ